The genomic window CTTGGGGACTGCAATCGCAAGCCGAAGCGAAGGCTCATAAAGATCGCTTGTTTGTCGACTCGCGTCCGACCGAAGCGATGACGCCGCCAGAATACCTGGACTGGGACCTGTGGCTTGGCCCCGCTCCCAAGCGACCCTACCACGACGTCTACTTTCCCGGTCCCAACTGGTATCGCTGGTGGGGCTTTGCCAACGGCACGATGAGCGACCTGGGCAGCCACTGGAACGACCTGCCCTATTGGGCGCTGAAACTGGACGCCCCGAAAACGGTCGAAGCGTTTGGCATCCCGCCGCATCCGGAAATCGCGCCGGCCTCGATGACCGCGGTGTACGAGTACGGCGCTCGTGGCGACATGCCCCCGGTAAAAATGACTTGGTACCAAGGCACCCACAAGCCGCAGATATGGACCGACGGCGGCATCCCCAAGTGGGGCAGCGGCGTGCTATTTGTGGGCAGCAAGGGCATGCTGCTGTCCGACTACGGCAAACACGTACTTCTGCCCGAAGACAAATTCACCGACTTCCAGCCGCCCGAACCCTTTGTTCCCGATTCGCCGGGGCACCACCAGGAATGGGTGAAGGCCTGCCGCGGCGAAGGCCAAACGGCCAGTCCGTTTTCTTACGCCGGCCCACTGACCGAAGCCAACCACCTGGGCAACGTGGCTTACCGCGTGGGCGAAAAAATCCACTGGGACGCCGCCAACATGCAATGCATCGGTTGCCCGCAGGCGGAGCCCTTCCTACGACGCCAACCGCGCGAAGGCTGGTCGCTGGGTTAGGGTTCCTCTAATGATCCGTAGCCGAAGTCGCCAGACTTTGGACGGCGCGTGCGGACATCCCACGCCTAGCGAACTCGGTTAAGGGGAAGACTTTTCGACGTCTTCGAGCATTTGACGAAGCATGCCTTGCATCTGTGCGTTGTCGGCATGCTGTTGCTGCATCTGGCGGAGCTGATCGAGCATCATCTGCTGGGCGTTGCCGCCAAGATTCTCCTGCGGCGGATCCAAGTTATCACGCCACGCCCGACTGTTAGCTCGGCCACGCTCCATGTCTACAGAGGCCTCGGCATTACCCGCCAGTTTTTCGTATCGCTCGATGGCACGAACGAGATCTGGTTCACGCCGTTTTAGCTGATCACGGGAGTTCGCCGTGTAAACTTTCTCGTTGGTATCCTCGCCCAGCGCCTTCCCACTGTCGCGGACACGTACCTCGATCCACTCGCGATTCCTGTTTTTGCTTTGGACAATGAAATACTCCTTTTCCTTGTCAAGCACTTTTAGCTGGGTCCGAGTCCCTTGGCCACCGGCCTCCGTGATCCGAGTTAATCGAATACCGTTGACAATGACCGCCGAAGATGACGAACTGCTGAGGTTCTGCAATCGTCGATTCGAGTTGGCCTCACGCTCAGAGCTGTTCGAGCGATCCGGCTTGCCCTCCGCAGTACCCGCTGCCGAACTGAAAGTTTGTTTTCGGTCCCCGAGGGCTTGCGTAGTGGCACCGGAGCTAGCCAAGCCGCTGCCTGACGCATTACCGGTTGCATTGGCGGATACCTGAGCATTGCTAAATACCCTGCCACCGGGCCCACTGAACGACGACGACGAACTGGACACGCTGGCCGTTGAACTCTGCG from Roseimaritima ulvae includes these protein-coding regions:
- a CDS encoding Gfo/Idh/MocA family protein is translated as MPRPQNRSQSFDRRRFLVASGLATTAALTSGPARAAANDRMRVAFIGVGGRGGANLATITRTGQVDVAAICDIDSRTLSRIGEVYPKAKRFSDFRQLYDQVGGDIDAAVVSTTEHTHAYATMPALQLGKHVYCEKPLAYNVYETRRITEAAAEAGVVTQMGTQIHAGNNYHRVVELIQSGAIGDVSEAHVWVSRAWGLQSQAEAKAHKDRLFVDSRPTEAMTPPEYLDWDLWLGPAPKRPYHDVYFPGPNWYRWWGFANGTMSDLGSHWNDLPYWALKLDAPKTVEAFGIPPHPEIAPASMTAVYEYGARGDMPPVKMTWYQGTHKPQIWTDGGIPKWGSGVLFVGSKGMLLSDYGKHVLLPEDKFTDFQPPEPFVPDSPGHHQEWVKACRGEGQTASPFSYAGPLTEANHLGNVAYRVGEKIHWDAANMQCIGCPQAEPFLRRQPREGWSLG